The genomic interval CCAATCTCGTGTCGAACTGCGAGCAGGCCCGCGCGTGGATGACAGACCTGCGCGAGGGGCAGGAGGTCACGCTGGCGGCCATTCCGTTCTTTCACGTGTACGGCATGACGGTCGCCATGAACCTCAGCATCCTGATTGGCGCGACCATCGTGCTGGTCCCCAACCCGCGCGACCTGAAGATGGTGCTCTCACAGGTGCAGGCCTCGCGCGCCACGCTGTTCCCGGCGGTTCCCACGCTGTACAACGCCATCAACAACCACCCGGACACCGCCCGGCACGACCTGACCAGCATCCGCGCGTGCATCAGCGGCAGCGCCCCTCTGCTGCTGGAAACTGCCCGGAAATTCCGGGAGATCACCAACGGCGCCAACCTCGTGGAGGGCTACGGCCTGACCGAAGCGAGCCCCATCACGCACGTGAACCCCATCTACGGCCAGCAGCAGGACGGCAGCATTGGCCTGCCGCTGCCCGGCGTGGACGCCATGATCGCCACGGACGACGGCACGCCCGTCGCGCCCGGCGAGGTGGGGGAACTGTGGGTGGCCGGCCCGCAGATCATGAAAGGCTACTGGCAGCGTCCGGACGAGACGGCCAGCACGCTGCGGACTGCCGCGGGCCGCACCTGGCTCATGACCGGTGACATGGCCCGCATGGACGAGCAGGGGTACTTCCGGATCGTGGACCGCAAGAAGGACCTGATTATTGCCGGCGGGTTCAACATCTACCCCCGTGAGGTCGAGGAGGCGCTGATGGCCCACCCGGCCGTGCTGGAAGCCGCGGCGGTGGGCGTCCCCGACGCGTACCGCGGTGAGAGTGTGCACGCCGTCGTGGCCCTGAAACCCGGCGCGCACGCGACAGAGGCGGACGTCATCGCGCACTGCAAGGCGCTGCTCAGTCCGTACAAGGTGCCGCGCAGCGTGGAATTCCGCGCAGAACTGCCCAAGACGGCCGCCATGAAGATCCTGCGCCGTCAGCTGGCCCAGGAGGCCCGCGAGGCCCGCACGGTCAAAAGCACGTAGGGCGGCCGGTCAGCTCCAGCAGGCCTGACGGGAGGAGGCGCAGATCACCCTGGCGCCCCTTCCCCGGCTGTGGCGTTCCGGATTACGCGTTCGCCAGGGGCGCGTAC from Deinococcus taeanensis carries:
- a CDS encoding long-chain-fatty-acid--CoA ligase encodes the protein MTNPTPSRPWLHSYESGVPATFRPSGLTLPALLERTVRKYPDRVALNFVGARTTYRELWQQTQRFASALHKMGVKPGDRVSIMLPNTPQFVVAFYGTLLAGAVAVNTSPMYTASELEHQLIDSGSETLIILDSFYPRYAEIQERVPVRRALVTGVQDALAFPKNVLYPVKARREGTWVNVPYGERVLPYRRVLDSQAPQVAPTDITAQDVALLQYTGGTTGVPKGAMLTHANLVSNCEQARAWMTDLREGQEVTLAAIPFFHVYGMTVAMNLSILIGATIVLVPNPRDLKMVLSQVQASRATLFPAVPTLYNAINNHPDTARHDLTSIRACISGSAPLLLETARKFREITNGANLVEGYGLTEASPITHVNPIYGQQQDGSIGLPLPGVDAMIATDDGTPVAPGEVGELWVAGPQIMKGYWQRPDETASTLRTAAGRTWLMTGDMARMDEQGYFRIVDRKKDLIIAGGFNIYPREVEEALMAHPAVLEAAAVGVPDAYRGESVHAVVALKPGAHATEADVIAHCKALLSPYKVPRSVEFRAELPKTAAMKILRRQLAQEAREARTVKST